A single window of Paenibacillus sp. SYP-B4298 DNA harbors:
- a CDS encoding SDR family oxidoreductase, protein MEKADCLRMFELNGRTAIVTGGLGILGRRFCEGLASAGAQVAVVDLSREETAAYAAELEVRHHTSCIGIACNVADPQSVRQMVEQVDSELGGIHIVLNNAATKSDDLEQFFAPFEHYSLAQWRRIMEVNVDGMFLVAQATGRKMIDQGSGGSIIQTSSIYGLLGPDERIYEGARYLNASINSPAVYSVSKAAVVGLTAYLAAHWAPHGIRVNTLTPGGVFSGQNERFVERYAARVPLGRMAHPDELVGAVLYLASDASSYVTGHNLYVDGGLHAW, encoded by the coding sequence ATGGAGAAGGCTGATTGCCTTCGGATGTTCGAGCTAAATGGCAGAACAGCGATCGTGACGGGTGGCCTCGGCATTCTAGGCCGCAGATTTTGCGAAGGATTAGCTTCAGCGGGCGCCCAGGTTGCGGTAGTGGATCTGTCGCGAGAGGAGACCGCGGCATACGCTGCAGAGCTGGAGGTGCGGCATCATACTTCCTGCATCGGCATCGCCTGCAATGTAGCAGATCCGCAGTCTGTTAGACAGATGGTGGAGCAGGTCGACAGCGAACTTGGGGGCATCCATATCGTGCTCAATAATGCTGCAACCAAGTCCGATGACCTGGAGCAGTTCTTCGCCCCCTTCGAGCACTACTCATTGGCACAGTGGCGGCGCATTATGGAGGTTAATGTCGACGGAATGTTTCTGGTTGCCCAGGCAACAGGCAGGAAGATGATCGATCAAGGGAGCGGCGGCTCCATCATTCAGACCTCCTCCATCTACGGTCTGCTTGGGCCGGATGAACGGATTTACGAAGGGGCGCGTTACTTGAATGCCAGCATCAACTCCCCCGCGGTCTATTCTGTATCCAAGGCGGCTGTGGTCGGCCTGACCGCTTATCTCGCCGCGCATTGGGCACCGCATGGCATCCGGGTGAACACCCTGACTCCAGGCGGTGTCTTCAGCGGTCAGAACGAGCGCTTCGTGGAGCGTTACGCTGCGCGCGTCCCGCTCGGACGTATGGCGCATCCCGATGAGCTCGTCGGAGCCGTGCTCTACCTCGCCTCCGACGCCTCCTCCTATGTGACCGGTCATAATCTGTATGTCGACGGAGGATTGCATGCCTGGTAG
- a CDS encoding BclA C-terminal domain-containing protein, with amino-acid sequence MDIIYGSGCGTYCKSGVIYAACNSCSKGVTGPTGSTGSTGATGATGSAGATGSTGATGTTGSTGATGATGSAGATGSTGATGTTGSTGATGPTGATGATGSAGATGATGPTGTIGSAANNSGSTIVLTLLNPTGNITFPNSQNLPSDITVNNPTADTFTLNTAGRYLITYAIYPTLTLLTNFQLFRNNAGVNGTLVAAAIGVGLVHNQIVLTINAGDTIRVAVTTALAATVTLSGSSTAATISFVRVG; translated from the coding sequence ATGGATATTATATATGGCAGCGGGTGTGGTACTTATTGCAAATCCGGTGTTATTTATGCTGCCTGTAATTCGTGTAGTAAAGGAGTAACGGGTCCAACAGGCTCGACGGGCTCGACAGGAGCAACTGGGGCCACAGGAAGCGCTGGAGCTACGGGCTCGACAGGAGCGACTGGAACCACGGGGTCGACCGGGGCAACTGGGGCCACAGGAAGCGCTGGAGCTACGGGGTCGACAGGAGCGACTGGAACCACGGGAAGCACCGGAGCTACAGGCCCGACCGGGGCAACCGGAGCCACAGGAAGCGCCGGAGCTACGGGAGCCACAGGCCCGACGGGTACGATCGGTTCGGCAGCTAACAATTCTGGATCTACCATTGTTCTTACGCTTCTGAATCCAACGGGAAACATAACTTTTCCGAATTCGCAGAATCTTCCGAGCGACATCACGGTGAACAATCCGACTGCAGATACCTTCACACTAAATACGGCTGGGCGCTATCTGATTACGTATGCGATATATCCGACACTAACTTTGCTCACAAACTTTCAATTGTTCCGTAATAATGCAGGCGTTAATGGGACATTGGTTGCAGCAGCTATCGGCGTAGGACTTGTCCATAATCAGATTGTCCTCACCATTAACGCGGGGGATACCATTCGGGTCGCAGTTACCACCGCGCTAGCCGCTACCGTTACCTTGTCGGGCTCCTCGACAGCCGCTACGATTTCATTTGTGCGGGTGGGATAG
- a CDS encoding PglD-related sugar-binding protein → MKLAIFGASGLAREAADLAWLLGYSQLVLIDRMQPDRMQPAGSEDIPHLPCVSSELPVIGEEAVSTLAAQGWKFIIAIGQPALRRQVQNRYPHLPYINLVHPEATLAARQPPDLYERYGNIVLAGCRMTTGIRCGNFGIYNLNCTIAHDGFIEDYVTIGPGAHLSGNVHLGEGAYIGAGAVVLQGRAGNNKLMIGSGAIVGAGAVVTREVAAGAVVKGVPAR, encoded by the coding sequence ATGAAGCTGGCGATCTTCGGCGCTTCGGGCCTGGCAAGGGAAGCCGCTGACCTGGCATGGCTGCTTGGCTATTCACAGCTCGTGTTGATTGATCGAATGCAACCTGATCGAATGCAACCCGCAGGCTCCGAAGACATCCCTCACTTGCCATGCGTCAGCAGCGAGCTGCCAGTAATCGGGGAGGAAGCTGTAAGCACGCTCGCTGCGCAGGGCTGGAAATTCATCATCGCGATCGGTCAGCCCGCGCTGCGCAGGCAGGTGCAGAATCGCTATCCTCATCTGCCCTATATTAATCTGGTGCATCCTGAAGCAACACTTGCCGCCAGACAACCGCCGGATCTGTATGAGCGCTACGGCAATATCGTGCTGGCAGGCTGCCGAATGACCACCGGAATCCGCTGCGGCAATTTTGGTATCTATAATCTCAACTGCACGATTGCGCATGATGGCTTCATTGAGGACTATGTAACCATTGGGCCTGGGGCTCATCTATCGGGCAACGTCCATCTGGGCGAGGGGGCGTATATAGGCGCGGGTGCCGTTGTGCTGCAAGGTCGTGCTGGGAATAATAAGCTGATGATCGGCAGCGGTGCGATCGTCGGTGCAGGAGCGGTGGTTACGCGCGAGGTGGCGGCGGGAGCGGTCGTCAAGGGCGTGCCTGCACGTTAA
- a CDS encoding DinB family protein, which produces MSDAAIELYEYHSWANRAILNHLGSLPENVWRQETAGIYPSISGVMSHMYAMDAMWLCMLRQRPFDEARALLLRLKEQTSQEGLEDVRQRFLHIESKYRQWLLTEDLNDSLLLAHPVHGVVNASLSRIIQHIVNHGAYYRGHLSAMLCQLGHADVPTDYLLYLYTG; this is translated from the coding sequence ATGTCAGATGCTGCCATTGAGCTTTATGAATACCATAGCTGGGCTAACCGCGCCATTTTGAATCATTTGGGCAGCTTGCCGGAGAACGTATGGCGTCAAGAGACGGCGGGCATCTACCCATCGATCTCGGGTGTTATGTCCCATATGTATGCAATGGACGCCATGTGGCTATGTATGTTGCGTCAGCGCCCGTTTGATGAAGCGAGAGCTTTGCTGCTGCGATTGAAGGAGCAGACTAGCCAGGAGGGTCTGGAGGATGTGCGGCAGAGATTTCTACATATCGAGAGCAAGTATCGTCAGTGGCTCCTTACTGAGGACTTGAACGACTCTCTGCTGCTTGCCCATCCTGTTCACGGAGTCGTGAACGCCTCCCTATCCCGCATTATCCAACATATTGTGAACCATGGCGCCTATTATCGCGGTCATTTGTCTGCTATGCTATGCCAACTGGGACATGCCGATGTGCCGACAGATTATTTGTTATATCTCTATACTGGATAG
- the neuB gene encoding N-acetylneuraminate synthase: protein MGMKIIAEIGVNHNGSLELASRLVEAAAAAGADAVKLQTFKASRLAAADAPKAAYQQQQAAGAEDSQLSMLRKLELSEEAHELLAQQCAACGLELLATPFDEQSAAWLGQRRIVTRFKVASGDITHAPLLLALARSGKPILLSTGMSTLSDIEQALGVLAYGYTASASDWPGRAAFREAYLSRAGQAALAAKVTLLHATTAYPAPFESINLRALDTLAAAFGLAVGLSDHSEGNVVAVAAAARGAVLLEKHLTLDRGMEGPDHRASLDPEGFAQMVLAVRQAEAALGTGRKLPDDAEIDNARIVRRSLVAARDIEAGRLITEEDIAVKRPGDGMTPYAYWEVLGKPASKSYREEERLE from the coding sequence ATGGGCATGAAGATCATTGCGGAGATCGGTGTCAATCACAATGGGTCGCTGGAGCTGGCCAGTCGTCTGGTTGAGGCGGCGGCAGCGGCGGGAGCCGATGCTGTCAAGCTCCAGACCTTCAAAGCATCGCGTCTTGCGGCTGCCGATGCGCCCAAGGCCGCATACCAGCAACAACAGGCAGCAGGAGCAGAGGACTCCCAGTTATCCATGCTTCGCAAGCTGGAGCTCTCCGAGGAGGCGCATGAGCTGTTGGCACAGCAATGCGCTGCATGCGGGCTGGAGCTGCTGGCCACGCCATTCGATGAACAGAGTGCCGCGTGGCTTGGACAGCGGCGTATTGTTACACGCTTCAAGGTTGCCTCGGGGGACATTACGCACGCGCCGCTGCTGCTGGCGCTGGCACGCAGCGGCAAGCCGATTCTGCTGTCGACAGGCATGTCCACGCTGTCGGACATTGAGCAGGCGCTAGGCGTATTGGCTTATGGTTACACCGCCTCTGCCTCAGACTGGCCGGGGCGCGCTGCATTTCGCGAGGCTTACTTATCCAGGGCAGGACAGGCTGCGCTCGCGGCTAAGGTCACCTTGCTGCATGCCACTACTGCCTACCCGGCTCCCTTTGAGAGCATTAATCTACGTGCGCTGGATACACTCGCTGCGGCATTCGGACTGGCGGTTGGACTGTCCGACCATTCCGAGGGCAACGTTGTAGCGGTGGCTGCAGCAGCCAGAGGCGCAGTGCTGCTGGAAAAGCATCTGACGTTAGACCGGGGCATGGAGGGCCCGGATCATCGCGCCTCACTTGATCCTGAAGGCTTCGCCCAGATGGTGCTTGCAGTCCGTCAGGCAGAGGCAGCGCTCGGTACTGGACGAAAGCTGCCGGATGATGCCGAGATAGACAATGCGCGTATCGTCCGGCGAAGCCTGGTAGCAGCCAGAGACATCGAGGCGGGCAGGCTGATAACGGAGGAGGATATAGCGGTGAAGCGGCCGGGAGACGGGATGACCCCTTATGCATACTGGGAGGTGCTGGGCAAGCCAGCGAGCAAAAGCTACCGCGAGGAGGAGAGGCTTGAATGA
- a CDS encoding LegC family aminotransferase — protein sequence MLPSGEQPVELHAPYFAGKEWHYVKECLDTGWVSSAGAFVEQFEQQLADFTGMRYAVAVVNGSAALHAALLVAGVESQDEVIIPALTFVATANAVHYCGAVPHLADSCERTLGLDPGKLRRHLQSIAVLRDGACFNGLTGRRIRAAVPMHTLGHPARLDELAEVCADYRLEMVEDAAEALGSWYKGRHIGSWGCLAAFSFNGNKIMTAGGGGAIVTNSEPLARAVRHLTTTAKVPHRWRFVHDAVGYNYRLPNLNAALALAQLEQMPMMLDCKRRLARAYQRAFEQAEGVQCYSEPPQCRSNYWLNALVLEEQHQGELEAVLELAHQEGIRARPLWTPLHQLPMLRDAPRMELATSESLAKRVINIPSSAFLIGATRREAWNS from the coding sequence GTGCTTCCGTCAGGTGAGCAGCCGGTTGAGCTGCATGCGCCGTATTTCGCCGGGAAGGAATGGCACTATGTAAAGGAGTGTCTCGATACAGGATGGGTGTCGTCGGCTGGGGCATTTGTGGAACAGTTCGAACAGCAGCTAGCAGACTTCACGGGGATGCGATATGCAGTCGCTGTGGTGAACGGTTCTGCCGCCCTGCATGCTGCTCTGCTGGTTGCGGGTGTGGAAAGTCAGGATGAAGTGATCATCCCTGCATTGACATTCGTGGCTACGGCCAATGCGGTTCATTACTGCGGGGCAGTTCCGCATCTGGCGGATAGCTGTGAACGAACTCTCGGTCTTGATCCGGGGAAATTAAGACGGCATCTCCAGTCGATCGCAGTGCTCCGAGATGGCGCCTGCTTCAATGGGCTTACTGGGAGGCGAATTCGTGCTGCCGTACCGATGCATACGCTGGGACATCCGGCGCGGCTGGATGAGCTGGCAGAGGTATGCGCCGATTATCGGTTGGAGATGGTCGAGGATGCGGCGGAAGCACTTGGCTCCTGGTACAAAGGCCGCCATATCGGCAGTTGGGGTTGCCTGGCGGCATTCAGCTTCAACGGCAACAAAATTATGACCGCGGGCGGAGGCGGCGCTATTGTGACGAACAGCGAGCCGCTGGCCAGAGCTGTCCGGCACTTGACGACGACGGCGAAGGTGCCGCATCGTTGGCGCTTTGTACATGATGCCGTTGGCTACAATTATCGGCTGCCCAATCTGAATGCGGCGCTAGCGCTGGCACAACTGGAGCAGATGCCGATGATGCTAGATTGCAAACGCAGGCTGGCACGAGCATACCAACGCGCATTCGAGCAAGCGGAAGGGGTTCAATGCTACAGTGAGCCGCCGCAATGTCGCAGCAACTATTGGTTGAATGCCTTGGTGCTGGAGGAGCAGCATCAGGGTGAGTTGGAGGCCGTACTGGAGCTTGCCCATCAGGAGGGCATCAGGGCACGGCCGCTCTGGACTCCGCTGCATCAACTGCCCATGCTGCGTGATGCCCCACGCATGGAGCTTGCAACAAGCGAGAGCTTGGCTAAGAGGGTAATTAATATTCCGAGCAGTGCATTTCTCATAGGGGCCACACGGAGGGAAGCATGGAACAGCTAA
- a CDS encoding helix-turn-helix domain-containing protein, giving the protein MNETSREYWDVVQAAAALGITTTSLYKLVNHANPDKRLEPVNRSTHRGDGGYRFRVEEVERLKAYYVKPDLTPAEAAQRLGRSTTFIHKLLQENKLDYYEGEYRGKRTYFIRETELERYRLENPDAGKYETIYDGKHGLFLYQPFARNGQLARLIELKRVSNKKAEAMLLTEDGERISYEEAVASGWRAQLELEPRKPNTAYGYARFIFPLPRSLDSIIYTLIEEMFKQIGPANMRIVAGGQLEVEVRKSVLKGILPATHGEWIDKLRLFIRQGEIVVKYDGILIDTGLSPITMYIPEVKKQMLTRLASQQQLSLQEWLERRLDELLEN; this is encoded by the coding sequence ATGAACGAAACAAGCAGGGAGTATTGGGATGTTGTCCAAGCGGCCGCTGCCCTGGGAATTACGACAACCTCATTATATAAGCTCGTGAACCATGCCAATCCAGACAAACGACTGGAGCCAGTGAATCGCAGCACCCATCGAGGCGATGGCGGGTATCGCTTCCGTGTGGAGGAGGTCGAGAGGCTCAAGGCATACTATGTGAAGCCGGATCTGACACCAGCAGAGGCTGCGCAGAGGCTTGGTCGTTCCACGACGTTCATTCATAAGCTGCTGCAAGAGAATAAGCTGGATTATTATGAAGGTGAATACCGCGGCAAACGCACCTATTTTATTCGGGAGACGGAATTGGAAAGATATAGGCTGGAAAATCCCGATGCGGGCAAATATGAAACCATCTATGATGGCAAGCACGGTCTGTTCTTGTACCAGCCGTTTGCCCGCAATGGGCAGTTGGCGCGCCTGATCGAGCTGAAGCGTGTGAGCAACAAGAAAGCGGAGGCGATGCTGCTAACGGAGGACGGGGAGAGAATTAGCTATGAAGAAGCCGTCGCTTCAGGCTGGCGGGCACAATTGGAGCTGGAGCCGCGAAAGCCGAATACTGCTTATGGGTATGCCCGTTTTATCTTTCCATTGCCTCGTTCCTTGGACTCCATTATCTATACGCTCATTGAGGAGATGTTCAAGCAGATAGGGCCAGCCAATATGCGGATTGTTGCCGGGGGGCAACTGGAGGTGGAGGTACGCAAGTCCGTATTGAAGGGGATTTTGCCCGCGACTCACGGTGAATGGATCGACAAGCTCCGCTTATTTATTCGTCAGGGGGAAATTGTTGTGAAATATGATGGAATACTGATCGACACAGGCTTGTCTCCCATTACGATGTATATCCCTGAAGTGAAGAAGCAAATGCTGACCCGACTGGCCAGTCAACAGCAGTTGTCTTTGCAGGAATGGCTGGAGAGGAGATTGGATGAACTGCTGGAGAATTGA
- a CDS encoding NAD-dependent 4,6-dehydratase LegB has product MVRTDGTVLVTGADGFIGSHLTELLVEQGCQVRAFVYYNAFGGAGWLDQLKPDIRSQLHLVYGDIRDGAAVKQAMNGCHTVFHLAALVGIPYSYLAPESYIDTNIKGTLHVLQAARELGVERIVHTSTSEVYGTARYVPMTEEHPLLGQSPYSASKIGADQLALSFYYAYGLPVVILRPFNTYGPRQSRRAVLPTIITQLLAGADSIRLGSVLPTRDFTYVQDTVRGFTAAAQAVGAIGHTVHIGSGWETSIGEAAALVAELLGVEAAIESDTARMRPAGSEVERLWADPSKAKQLLGWEPKYGGADGLRRGLAETIEWFASMPSAWQAEPQSYTI; this is encoded by the coding sequence ATGGTACGGACAGACGGCACTGTGCTTGTTACTGGAGCAGACGGTTTTATCGGCTCTCATCTGACAGAGCTGCTGGTAGAGCAAGGATGCCAGGTTCGCGCATTTGTCTACTATAATGCTTTCGGCGGAGCCGGGTGGCTAGATCAATTGAAGCCGGACATTCGCTCCCAATTGCACCTGGTTTATGGAGATATTCGCGATGGAGCTGCAGTCAAGCAGGCCATGAACGGCTGCCACACGGTTTTTCATTTGGCGGCGCTAGTAGGTATTCCATATTCATACCTGGCTCCTGAAAGCTACATTGATACCAATATCAAGGGAACGCTCCATGTGCTGCAGGCTGCCAGGGAGCTGGGCGTGGAACGAATCGTGCATACCTCTACGAGCGAGGTATATGGGACGGCCAGATATGTCCCGATGACGGAAGAGCATCCATTGCTTGGGCAATCTCCATATTCGGCCTCCAAGATCGGCGCGGATCAGCTTGCGCTGTCCTTTTACTACGCCTATGGGCTGCCAGTTGTCATCTTGCGCCCCTTCAACACGTATGGCCCACGCCAATCTCGGAGAGCCGTCCTGCCGACCATCATCACGCAGCTTCTTGCAGGAGCGGACAGCATCCGACTAGGCTCCGTCCTGCCGACTCGGGATTTTACGTATGTCCAGGATACGGTTCGCGGGTTTACTGCTGCTGCGCAGGCGGTGGGTGCAATAGGTCACACGGTGCATATCGGGAGCGGCTGGGAAACAAGCATCGGTGAGGCAGCGGCATTGGTGGCGGAGCTGCTCGGGGTCGAGGCGGCAATTGAGAGCGATACCGCCCGCATGCGTCCTGCAGGAAGCGAAGTGGAGCGGCTGTGGGCCGATCCCTCCAAAGCCAAGCAGTTGCTAGGCTGGGAGCCGAAATATGGGGGAGCGGATGGGCTGCGAAGGGGATTGGCGGAGACGATCGAGTGGTTTGCTTCCATGCCCTCGGCATGGCAAGCAGAGCCGCAATCGTATACGATATGA
- a CDS encoding C40 family peptidase, with product MLKPKMYRKLIITCLCAAIGLSAMTVGTSSYASAATTEASDIISNGKDLLGTPYKFGASSSTGYFDCSSFVQYVFKQSDIKLPRSSSEQASYGDKVSKSSLSQGDLMFFKTNGKSISHVAIYIGDNKMIHASSSKGVTIDSINNSYWKNKYVTARRVLS from the coding sequence ATGCTTAAACCAAAAATGTACCGCAAGCTAATCATCACCTGCTTATGTGCTGCAATCGGACTCTCTGCTATGACCGTTGGCACCTCAAGCTATGCTAGCGCAGCAACGACAGAAGCTTCTGACATTATCTCTAATGGCAAGGATCTGCTGGGAACTCCTTATAAATTCGGGGCCTCAAGCTCTACTGGTTACTTTGACTGCTCTTCCTTTGTCCAATATGTATTCAAGCAAAGCGATATTAAGCTGCCCCGCTCCTCATCTGAGCAGGCATCCTACGGAGACAAAGTCAGCAAGAGCTCTCTAAGCCAGGGCGACTTGATGTTCTTCAAAACGAATGGCAAGAGCATCAGCCACGTAGCCATCTACATAGGCGACAACAAGATGATTCATGCTTCCTCCAGCAAAGGCGTAACCATCGATAGCATTAACAATAGCTACTGGAAAAATAAATATGTCACTGCACGCCGTGTGCTTAGCTAG
- a CDS encoding tyrosine-type recombinase/integrase, giving the protein MNLNLPNVTSLLRTGADTSHLSPARLYPLLLDDQYRGQVMEGISAQEDDQGNYNYRAVSNLGMVYLYIHRRDRRRKLNTKKEYARELLLLLRYPAQINKTDIRELTRLDMEKFQQLLEQQGHRTSTLSKKIVIIQSFLTWCYEEGYLNKPIARGLQPVHMNRAELPDRDIDEQSLRSAIDYYKEQPKIQSLLFILATSGLRLNEIITPLWGDLYYDASRKRYYLRTRTKRDKLRHAHIKDYALEALLEYRRRLGLSTMISPGDSTPFYPNRLGKCYTLSSLSASLSTWMAEAGLTTIHGRRITPHYLRHYFTQTAYAKGAPLDWISETLDHSSTKITKENYLSRVMKKERDVSDYVDLL; this is encoded by the coding sequence ATGAACCTCAATCTGCCGAATGTCACATCGCTGCTGCGTACTGGCGCGGACACCAGCCACCTATCACCAGCCCGGTTATATCCCCTACTGCTCGATGATCAATATCGCGGCCAAGTCATGGAGGGAATCTCTGCGCAGGAGGATGACCAGGGCAATTACAATTATCGGGCTGTCTCCAACCTGGGGATGGTCTATCTATATATCCACCGCCGCGACCGCCGCCGCAAGCTCAATACGAAGAAGGAATATGCACGCGAGCTGCTGTTGCTGCTACGCTATCCTGCCCAGATCAACAAGACGGACATTCGCGAGTTAACCAGACTCGATATGGAGAAATTTCAGCAGCTACTGGAGCAACAGGGGCACCGTACTAGCACACTAAGCAAGAAGATCGTCATTATCCAGTCCTTTCTTACGTGGTGCTACGAGGAAGGCTATCTGAACAAACCGATTGCTCGCGGCTTGCAGCCCGTACATATGAACCGTGCAGAGCTTCCTGATCGAGACATTGACGAGCAATCGCTGCGCAGCGCTATCGACTACTACAAGGAGCAGCCTAAGATTCAATCCCTCCTATTTATACTCGCAACCAGTGGCCTGCGCCTCAATGAGATCATCACTCCGCTCTGGGGAGATTTGTATTATGATGCCAGCCGCAAACGCTATTATTTGCGCACGCGCACGAAGCGGGATAAGCTGCGGCATGCCCACATCAAGGACTACGCGCTTGAAGCGTTGCTTGAATATCGGCGCAGACTCGGGCTGAGCACCATGATATCTCCAGGGGACTCCACCCCCTTCTACCCCAATCGGTTAGGCAAATGCTACACCCTATCCAGCCTATCTGCCTCACTATCCACATGGATGGCGGAGGCTGGTTTGACGACTATTCACGGCAGACGTATTACCCCCCACTACTTGCGTCATTATTTTACTCAGACCGCTTATGCCAAGGGGGCGCCGCTGGACTGGATCTCAGAGACACTGGATCATTCGAGCACCAAAATAACAAAGGAGAATTATTTGAGCCGTGTAATGAAGAAGGAGCGCGACGTCAGCGATTATGTAGATTTGTTATAG
- a CDS encoding YoaK family protein — protein MKLTNWRYTLLLLLCLVAGMVDVIGFLELGHVFTANMTGNIVLLGMAIGQSQELAVLRAGTALMGFIGGNILGAALLGESEGSRPKGWPPKVTRLLGVEVLLLLAFTLWHWLGEPTPAQLYGLIVLLSCAMGLQTSAGRSLGIAGISTTVLTNNLTHTVEDGITYVRRLRQRRRDRTAPLARWGRDTLLRLAALVTYLLGAIAAALAINFGLYLLLWLPVVLVGSITLLAWLLLHPGPDDNASEALR, from the coding sequence ATGAAACTAACCAACTGGCGCTACACCCTGCTCCTGTTGCTCTGCCTGGTAGCGGGGATGGTGGATGTAATCGGTTTTTTGGAGCTTGGCCATGTGTTCACAGCCAACATGACGGGCAATATCGTCCTTCTTGGCATGGCGATTGGTCAGTCTCAGGAGCTCGCCGTACTGCGAGCAGGAACTGCGCTGATGGGCTTTATAGGGGGAAATATACTCGGTGCAGCACTGCTGGGCGAATCAGAAGGCAGCAGACCGAAGGGATGGCCGCCCAAGGTCACGCGCTTGCTCGGTGTAGAAGTGTTATTATTGCTGGCATTCACATTATGGCACTGGCTCGGTGAGCCAACTCCTGCTCAGCTCTATGGTCTCATTGTTCTATTAAGCTGTGCGATGGGTCTGCAAACCTCAGCAGGCCGCTCATTGGGGATAGCTGGTATCTCAACCACTGTTCTGACGAACAACCTGACCCATACCGTCGAGGACGGCATTACATACGTCCGGCGTCTTCGTCAGCGCAGACGGGATCGAACAGCACCGCTTGCTCGCTGGGGCCGCGACACCCTTTTGCGCTTGGCTGCGCTTGTCACCTATCTTCTTGGTGCTATTGCCGCAGCGCTTGCTATTAATTTTGGGCTGTATCTCTTATTATGGCTGCCGGTCGTGTTGGTTGGCTCCATCACCCTACTCGCCTGGCTCTTGCTTCATCCTGGACCAGATGACAACGCATCAGAGGCTCTACGATAA
- the neuC gene encoding UDP-N-acetylglucosamine 2-epimerase: protein MEQLNPYRIAVITGSRAEYELLYGLMKRIEELPQLRLQLIVTGMHLSPEFGMTVDRIIEDGFAIEQRVEMLVSSDTGAGAAKSTALGMIGFADAFARLRPHWVVVLGDRYEIWAAASAAYLARIPIAHIGGGDVTEGALDEAIRHGITKMAQLHFVTNEQSARRVRRLGEAADTIIQVGHPGIDRIMELPLLPRQELERELEFTFRLRNVLVTYHPATLGEHDAEVELKALLTALDSLGDEVGILLTKPNADPGGRRYGALVEQFASNRRNCRVYTSLGQLRYFSAARVVDAVVGNSSSGLCEIPSLGTPTVDIGVRQRGRLRGPSVLHCEPNETAIRAAILHAFRMDASRLSNPYGNGTSSVRMVEELCRRAGCGLSGLKRFC, encoded by the coding sequence ATGGAACAGCTAAATCCATACCGCATCGCAGTCATAACTGGGAGCCGGGCCGAGTATGAGCTGTTGTATGGCTTAATGAAGCGGATTGAGGAGCTCCCGCAGCTAAGGCTTCAACTGATCGTTACCGGGATGCATCTGTCGCCGGAATTTGGCATGACGGTTGATCGGATCATCGAGGACGGCTTCGCCATTGAGCAGCGTGTCGAAATGCTGGTATCCAGTGATACTGGAGCAGGAGCAGCCAAGTCGACAGCGCTCGGGATGATCGGCTTTGCCGATGCCTTCGCGCGCCTTCGTCCCCATTGGGTCGTCGTACTGGGCGACCGTTACGAGATATGGGCAGCGGCCAGCGCTGCCTATCTCGCCCGGATTCCGATTGCTCATATCGGCGGCGGAGATGTAACGGAAGGGGCACTGGACGAGGCCATACGCCATGGGATAACGAAAATGGCGCAGCTTCATTTTGTTACCAATGAACAGTCTGCTCGCAGAGTTCGCCGACTTGGGGAAGCTGCAGACACGATCATTCAGGTGGGGCACCCGGGAATCGACCGGATTATGGAGCTGCCGCTGCTCCCAAGGCAAGAGCTGGAACGGGAGCTGGAATTCACTTTTCGCCTGCGCAATGTACTCGTGACGTATCACCCGGCGACGCTTGGCGAGCACGATGCCGAGGTGGAACTGAAGGCGCTGCTCACGGCGCTGGATAGTCTTGGCGATGAGGTTGGCATCCTGCTGACCAAGCCTAACGCCGATCCGGGAGGCCGTCGTTACGGCGCGCTGGTTGAACAGTTTGCGTCGAATCGGCGAAACTGCCGGGTGTATACATCACTCGGGCAGCTCCGGTACTTCAGCGCGGCTCGGGTTGTAGATGCCGTCGTAGGCAATTCCTCCAGCGGGCTGTGTGAGATTCCGTCGCTCGGCACGCCGACGGTCGATATTGGCGTGCGGCAGCGGGGCCGCCTTCGCGGGCCATCAGTCCTGCACTGCGAGCCGAATGAGACGGCCATTCGAGCCGCCATCCTCCATGCCTTCCGCATGGATGCCAGTCGTCTGTCCAATCCGTATGGGAATGGCACCAGCAGTGTGCGCATGGTGGAGGAATTGTGTCGCCGCGCGGGATGTGGGCTTAGTGGGCTGAAGCGTTTTTGCTGA